The Bacillota bacterium genomic sequence CCGGGTGCAGGTCTCTGGCGTTTGCCGGGAGCAGCGGAAGGATCGTAGTTGTCCCGGTCTCAGACGCACCCGCGCCACTCGAAGAGATAGCGCGGACGGTAGCTGCTCTCAGGAAGTCTGGCCGTCCCCGTTTTTTTCTCCTCGACCCGCCGCGGAGAAGCATTCAACTGGTTTTCCCGGTAGGGACGGGGTTCTTGTGGGTCGATTTCGACGCCCGCCCCCTGGAGGCTCTTCTCCGACCGGTGGTGGTGGGAAGGGCTGCCGCCGGCCCCGGCCTTAATCTGAAAAGTTCTTTTGAAAAGCTTCTCGGGTTCCACTTCGGCTATCACCCCCAGTTGCCCGAGCCCGGCGCCATCAGGTCTTACCTGCTGGCTGAAGGAGGCGCGCTCGGCCCGGGGGCGGGTTCCTTCAACCCGGAAACCGCAAATTTGATCAAGAAGCAGGAGCCTGCACCTGTGAGTTACACAAATCAACTCGGAGAAAAAGTTCTTGCGGTGGGGAAGCCGCTTCCGGACAGCGATTTCGTACTTGTGGTGGAGGCGCAAAAAAGTGAGATCACCCGGGGAGTTTCCTCCCAAGGGTTTAACATGGTCTTCCTGGCTATTTTTTTAACCTTGATGCTGAGCCTTCCCTTGAGCACCCTCGTCACGCGGAAGATAACAGAACCCCTGCGCCGGTTGGCCGGAGAGGCGAGGAAGATCGCGGGCGGAGAATTCGGGCACCGGGTCGAGAGCGACTGTCCCGGCGAAATCGGGCTTCTCGCCGACACCTTCAACGAGATGTCCCTGCGCCTCAAAGACTCCTACGCAAGGCTTAAAGAAATGGCCTACAACGACGAGCTGACCGGGGTTTACAACCGGCGCTTTCTGCTGGAGCGGGCGCGGGAAGAGCTGGCGCGGGCGCAGAGAACAGGGCGGCCTCTTGGTGTGGTGATGGTGGACGTGGACAACTTTAAAACCGTCAACGACTCTTTCGGCCACTCCTGCGGGGACACCGTGCTGCGGGAGGTGGCCGGGGTCTTAAAGGAAACGGCGCGCGCTTCGGATGTGGTCGGCCGCTACGGGGGAGACGAGTTCGTCGTCATCCTGCCGGAAACAGGTAAGACGGGCTCCCTCTCCTTTTGCGAGCGCGTCCTGGCGGCGCTGCAGGGCCGTTCGTTTGACGGCGGGAGGGTCAGGGCGAAGGTGAGCATGGGGGTTTCCGTTTGGGAGCCCGAACGAGGCCCTGTAGCTGACCCCGACCGGCAGCTCAACAGGCTCCTTCAAGAGGCGGACGACGCCCTGCTGGAGGCAAAACGAGGGGGGCGTGGGCGCGCCGCTGCTTACACCCAGGATCAGGAGTGAACGTTTTTCCGCCTGGCCAGCAGGACTCCGGCATCATCATGGTGGGGGGGATCCCGACGGGGAGACGGCCACCATGGCGCTCCAGGCGGCGCTCACAGGGCACCTCGTGCTCTCTACCCTCCCGTTCTTTCATGTCTTATCTCCTTTCCCTTCCTGCTTGTTATCATAGTTACGTGCTTCATAGATATAACCTCCACACTAATCATTATGGCCCTTGCTTTTAAAGTATAACGGTTTTGTTTACGGTCTATTTGCAAAGCTGTCCATACTGCATCGACAGCGTGCGTGCGCCTCGCCCACGTAATACGCGCCCAAGCGATGCCGCCGTGTGCCAAGTTTTTGAATGTGGTTTGGCATCACTCAACAAACGGCGGCATAACTAACGTCTCCAGGCTACAGGCGGGCAGTGCCTCGCGGACCAGTTCGTAGTGCCGGTCGTGGTGCACCAGCGTGCAGGAGTGAATGATGGCAAAAGCAGCAATAAAAACGTCAATCAGTGGAAGTGTGCGACCTTTCCGCCGGAGATTGAAGGCCAGGTTGGCCGCTTCTTCGTAGACTCTTTCGGCGGTCGGCAGTTGCGGTAAGGCGTCCAGTTCTTCTTTCAACGTGGCATAATGCGCCTCGTCTCTGGCTCCGAGCAGCAGTTCGACTTTGACAAGTGGTACCATGACCACCTTTTCGGCTTCGAGAGCCGTGCTCAGCCAGGCAGCCGCATCGGGGGAGCCATCTTTCCGCAAGGCGAGTACCCATGTGGAGGTATCCACGATAAATGGCCGCTCACCGTTCACAACGCCAGGCCTCGATATCCCTCAGCGTAATCGCCAGTTCTTCCTTGCCGAGCCTTTCCCGCAGGCGTGCTGTGCGGCGCCGACGAACGAACTCTTTGAGCGCCATATTCAATACTTCGCCCTGCCTTTTGCTCCCCGCAAGGCGCATCGCCTCTTTCAAAACCTCCTGATCTATATTGACGGTGGTTCGCATCAGCATCACCTCTCACCATTATTATATGCCTTGATTCACCATCAAACAAGATAAAAATAAGCATTTTTTGTTCTTCTGTCGGCACCGCCTGGCGGTATGAGGGCCTGATCGAGGCCGAGCGTAAATAGCGTTAAAACGGTCCTCCCTGGGTCATCCCCATTTTCACGGCCTCTCCCACCTGAGAGATCTGCTTTCGCCCTACTGAGGCAAAACGAGGAGGGCGCGGGCGTGCTGCTGTTCACACCCAGGAGTGAATAATTTTTTGGCGCGCAGGCAGGAATTTGTTAACCCGTGTCGAATATGGTAAATTGTCAAAATAATAACCCCAAAAGTTGCTGTGGGGAAAGTAAAGACGGATGCGCAATGCAACCACGAAGGTTGCCCCCCACCGAAAGGAGGGATTTTCCTTCGTGGTTTTCTTTTTGCCCGGAAATTGAAAATCAAAAATCCTTGAACAGGTGAGGAAGGGGTGACCGGTTTGCAGCGGGGTCGGTTGTTTTTGGGAATTTTTCTGGCGGCAGCCCTGGTGGCGGTCTCTGTTTTTCCAGCTTTTGCTGCTTCAAGGAAGATTGCTGTTCCCGAGTACTTCTACGGAAAAAGAGGGTTTCTCGAGCTTAAAAGCGACACCGTCCGGGTTCCCTCACCGCCGCGGCGCGTGGTGGTCCTGTGGCCCTACACGGCGGAAATCTTGAAAGCACTGGGTGCCGAAAAGACGGTTGTTGCGGTATGCGATAATGCAAAAGAAAAAGAATGGCCCTCTTACGTAAAGAAGTTACCCACAGTCGGCAAGGGGTACCAGCCGAGCGTGGAAAAGATTCTTGCCTTGCGCCCGGATCTCGTAGTCGGTTATATCAAGCCGGGTTCCCATGTCAGAACACAGCTTGAGCGAGCCGGAATCCCGTGCCTCCATATCTGGGGATACCACCCGCCCCTCCTTTCCAAGGAGGTCCAAACACTTGGGTTGGTTTTTGACCGCCGCGCAGCGGCGCAGAAGCTGGCGAGCTACATAGACGAGTGGCTGAACAAGGTGCAGGAGAGAACGAAAACACTTTCATCGAAACAGAGGCCGAAGGTCTACTGGGAATGGGGGGAAACTCCGTGGAAGTCTGTGGGTTCCGGTTCGACGGGGGACCTTTACATCAAATGGGCAGGAGGAAGGAACATTGCTCCGGAGCAGGGAAGCTCCTGGCCTGTTGTTTCCCCCGAGTGGGTTGCGGCGCAGAACCCGGATGTTGTCATCAAGTGTGTGAGCCCTCCGCAAAGCGGCTGGAAAGGAGATGCGAAGGCTCTCGAAAAGATCCGCAAGGACCTTATGAACCGCCCGGCGCTGAGGAACAGCAATGCCGTGAAAAAGGGTCGCGTTTACCTCATTGACAGCACGGTGATGTACGGGCCCCGAGAAGTTGTAGGACTCTGCTACGTTGCCAAGTGGCTGCACCCGGAGCTCTTCCGCGATGTGAACCCTGAAGCGGTGCACAAGGAGATGCTCAAGAAGTTCTTTGACGATGACCTGAAAGGGGTTTGGGTTTATCCTTAATCTTGATTTGGAGGAGGATGACAGAAAGATGAATTTCTGGACTTTTAAGGTTTACAAGTCCGGCAGACTTTCGCCTTTGCTGGCGGGTTTCCTTTTAGTGGCATTTCTGGTTTTCTCCCTGGGCGTTCCCATGAAGGCCGAGGCTGCCACCACAAACTCTGCGCTCTGGTGCCCGAACGTGGTGGCAGACGGCTCTGCCCAGCAGCTCGGCGGGCTCTACATCAGCGAGAGCAACGCCATGTCCATAAAGGCAGGGGACTGGGTGAGCATTACTTTGCCTTCCTTTACAGAGCTTCAGAAAATGACCTTCAACTTCACAAACAGTAGCTCCTACTTCCCGCAGAAAGCAAATGCGGCTATTAGCGCAAATTTTTTTGATAACAAATACACTGTAGACTCAACTGATTACTCTTACGGAGAGGAAGTGAGTTTGGTTAAAGGTACGGACGGAAGCGAGGTATGGTTGCAGGCGCTGGGGAGGCAGAGCGTTACCCTGAAAGTATATGCCGTGCCTTCTGAGCGGCCTACAACGAGGACTTTCAGAACCTACATCCACTTCGACGAGGTGGTTATCAAGCCGGTGGCGCCAGAGGAGCTGGAGTCCTCGGACATTAAAGTTACGCTCGACACGCCTTCTACTGCTGGCTTCACTTCCGGCACGGTAACCATCGGGAAGCTCCTCACCGGGGGCGGGAGCACGATCACCGCGGCCTCCCCGACGAGCATCACCGAGGACGGCGGAGCAATTGCCGACATTACCTTGAAGGAGGATACGGCGGGGGCGCTGGTAAAGCACGGCACCGGTGATTTTCCGCAAAGAAACACGGTGAAGCTCGTCTTGAGTCCCGGTTTCACCTGGGATACGGTAACCCTCATCCCGCAGGGAGGCTTTGGAGCCGGTAGCGTGGATTACGCTGTTTCCACCGAGACGAACGGCTGCAGCGCCCTCTACCTCAAGATTATCACGCCAAGCAGCGGGAGTAGTCCGGGGCAGATCCTCATCAAGGCTTCTGTCGAAGCTACTGAAACCTTTACTACCGCCCGTGACGTGAAGGTCACCTACGGCGGCACGAACCCCGGCGTGGGCGGTGAAAAGATCGCCGAGGTGACGGTGGCCAAGTACCTCGTTTCCGGTCTGGCGGTGGCGGCCAAGAGCACCCTCGACGCCGTGGCGGGAAGGCTGAACCAGCAGATCGGGAACATCACCATCGCCGAGGGGATGCCGGGGGATCTGGCCAAGGGAAGGCTGATCAGGCTCACACTCCCCGAAGGGGCGAAGTGGAACAGCGTGCCTGACGAGATGAGCCTCGAGGCAGGTAACGGGAAGCTCAAGAAGCATGGAGATCTCCAGGACGAGAAGAGGACAGTAACTTACGCTGTTGATGTGGCTTCTACAAAACGCACCACCTTTTGCTTCAAGAACGGAACTGTTGACCTTGCCCTCAATGTTCCCGAGGAGCTGGTCGTAACCGTTAAGGGGCCCGGCATCAACAGCACCGTGACCGTGGCCAATGTCCAGGCGCCGGTGACGCTGTCTGCTGCGGGTGGCTCCGTCCGCATTGGGGTGCAGGAGCAGGCGGTCGGCGCGCTCACGATCCAGGAGAACCTGGTGGGGGCGCTCAGGGCCCGGGACGCCGCGGGAAACAGGGCCTTGCTGAAGCTCACCCTGCCCTCCGGGGTACGCTTTGCCAAGAAGCCTACGGTGGCGGTGACTGCGGGTGATCTGGAGATTGACGATGCCGGAATCAGGCTCGAAGACGGAGACCGCGTCCTGGTGATCCCGGTGAAGCAGTCCAGCGCCACACCCGTAGAGAAGCAGTCAGCGGCGAAGGAAGGCTCCGAGGGAGAGGGCGCCGCGGAGCTGGTCGGGAGCACCCTCGCCGTGCAGGACATCTCCCTCACCGTGGACCGCACTCTCCCCGAAGGGGACATCACCCTCGACGTGGCGGGAGCTGCCTTGACCGAGACCGGAAGCCTCTTCTCTGAGACGCTCAACAAGTTAACCTGCGTGCTGGCGAAGTGCCTCACAACCGCGCCGGTGGCCGCAAGAAGCCAGGTGGTCTTTACCATCGGGAGCAACAAGTACCTCGTTGGTAACGAGGAAAGGGAGATGGACGTGGCGCCCTACATCAAAAACGACCGCACCTACGGCCCGGTGCGCTACATTGCCTATGCCCTGGGCCTGAGCGACGATAATATCCTCTGGGACGCCGCCTCTCAGACAGTTACCTTTTTCTGGGGCGACCGTACGGTGCAATTGCAGGTAGGCAAGCCAAAGATTATTGTTCAAGGTGTGGAGGTTTCCATGGATGTCGCGCCAGAGATAGTACCTCCCGGGAGAATAATGCTGCCTTACAGGTGGGTTGCCTCCGCCTTAGGGGGCAGTGTGGAGTGGAGGGCTGATACGCGCGAGGTAATAATCAATTAAGCAGATTTAATGATGTAATCATCTTTATCCGGGCAGCGGGGGTGCAACAATCTTTTGTTTGTTAGCATTATCTCTCTCTCCTCAACCTCCTCATTGCACCCCGGCTGTCCTGGGTTTACAACAACAAAAGGAGTAGATGGAGTTGGGCGTTTCTGTAACCACCGAAAAAGCCGTACCCGCTAGAATCGCTGACATTGCACAGATCAGGGAGCTGTACTCGCGCTATGCCGCCCGGAAAGTTGCCCTCTTGGGAAGCCTGGTTTTGATCCTGGTCGGCATCGGGTTGTTTGCTACCGCCACCGGGGCGGCAGGCATCAGTGTCGCAGATGTCTGCCGCGTCATCGTGGGCAGGGTGGCCCCCGGCCTGCACGTAGTTCCCGCGAGCGACATCGCAGAGACGGTGGTAATGGAGCTCAGGCTTCCCAGGATCCTTCTTGCTGCCCTTACAGGGCTCAGTTTGGCGGGGGCCGGGGTGGTAATGCAGGGCATCCTGCGCAACCCTCTCGTCTGCCCGTACACCCTGGGCCTCTCCAGCGGAGCAGCCTTCGGGGCGGCTCTGGCCATCATCCTCGGGACAGGAATCCTGGGGCCCGGCTTTAACGTTATGGGAAGGTATCTCATTGTAACCAATGCCTTCGTTTTCGGGTCCCTGACCATGGTCCTGGTGTACGGGGTGGCCCGGCTTAAAGGCGCGGTTCCGGAGACTTTACTGCTTGCAGGTGTGGCCTTCGGCTACCTTTTTCAGGCCGGAGTCTCCGCCCTCAAGTACATCTCGGAGCACGAAGCCCTGAAAGAGTTGGTCGTCTGGCTGATGGGCGGCCTCTGGGGCGCAGGCTGGGACACGGTCTCAATTCTTTTTCCTGTTGTGCTGGTCTGCCTGGGCCTGCTCGTCCGTTACGCCTGGGACCTCAATGTGCTCGGTGCCGGGGAAGATGTCGCCATGAGCCTGGGTGTTAACGTGGGGCGGCTGAGGCTGGTGTCTCTTGGTCTGGCAACCCTCGTCTCCTCGAGCACCATTGCCTTTACCGGGATTATCGGGTTTATCGGGTTGATTGCCCCCCACATCTGCCGCATTCTTATCGGAGGCGATCACAGGTTTTTGATCCCCTGCGCTTGCCTCACGGGCGGGGTTCTCCTGTTGCTCGCCGATACTTTAGCCCGCATTGTGCTCGCCCCCGTGGAGATCCCGGTGGGGATCGTCACCTCACTGCTCGGCGCCCCCTTCTTTATCTACCTGCTCCTCAAGCGGAAGCGCCAGTGGTGGTCTTAAACAAGAAAAAAATGAGGGGAGGCTGTGTTAATCGTGGTGAAAGCGAAAAACGTGATCACGTACTGCATGGCTCTTGTTTTCGTTTTCAGTCTGGTCCTGGGCCAGCTTGCCCTTGCCCCGGCAGCAAAGGCGGCGAGCATCAAGATTTTAATCAACGGAGAGCAGCTTGACACGGACCCGGCTCCATTTATCGAAGAAGGGCGGGTACTGGTTCCTTTGCGCGCCCTCTTTGAGGCCCTGGGCGCTGCTGTAGATTGGGATGCCGCGGCCCGCACCGTTACCGGAAGCAAGGGCGAAACAACAGTCCGGCTCGTGATCGGGCAAAAGACCGCCCGGGTCAACAACAAATCCGTAACCCTTGATGTCCCCGCAAAAATCTCGCAAGGAAGGACCTTCGTTCCCCTGCGCTTCGTGGGCGAGTCCCTGGGCGCAAAAGTGGACTGGGATGCCGGAAACCGCACCGTCATCATCGCCACCGCAACGACAGGTAGCTCGGCCTCAAAGCGGATCACCGTCACCGATTCCCTGGGGCGAACGGTACGCGTTCCCTACGCCCCGCAGCGTATCATTGTGACCAACAGCGATACTGCAGAAATGATCTGCGCTTTGGAGGCGGCAAATTATCTTGTTGGCGTCTCGGATACCTGTCTGAAAGACCCGCTATTGAAGCCGAAGCTGAAAAAGGCGCAGGATGTCGGGAAATGGAACGCGCCCAATGTGGAGAAAATTGTGGCCTTAAGGCCTGACATTGTTTTTGGGTATCCAGGATACACCAAAGACGAAGTGATCGTCAAGCTCCAAAAGGCGGGGATTCCGGTAGTTCTTCTCGACTGCTACAAGTGGGAGACTCTCGCCCAGGACATCCGTACCTTGGGCAAGATCCTCGGAAAGGAAAAGGAGGCGGCGGAGTATATCGCCGTAATTGAAAAGTATCAAAAGTTGATCGAAGGCCGGACTAGGAAGCTGCCGCTTGCTAAGAAACCTCCGACCTACGTGGAGAGCTATACCGATTACTCCAGCGTCAGTGCCGGCTCCGGTGGTGCTCAGATGCTGGAGGCTGCTGGAGGAAAGAATATTGCCGGCGGCTTTCGGATTCCCTACCCCAAGGTCAGCCCCGAGTGGGTTCTCGCCCAGAATCCGCAGGTGATCATCAAGGCCGTCAGCAGCACGAGCGTTCCTTCAGGTCTCGGTGAATCCGCGGAAGCGATGAAAAAGAAGCGCGCCGAGATTATGTCGCGGCCGGGCTGGAAGAAGATTTCGGCAGTGCAAAAGGGCAAGGTCTACATCGTCTCCAGCGACATCTGGACGGGCCCCAGGGCTGTGGTAGGGATCGCCTACATGGCCAAATGGATCCACCCCGACCTCTTCCAGGATCTGGACCCCGAAGCTATCCACAAAGAAATTCTTCAAAAGTTTCACGGTCTTGAACTAAAAGGCGCCTGGGTCTATCCGTAGATGTAAGTCATTAGGAGGCGAATGTTGCGTTGTTTTCGTCTGACAGGGAGTTTTGGATAAAATTGTGGCAAGATGCTCGGGAAAACTCACCGATGAGGCGGCGGCGCTGCCGGAATGGGAATGAGATGATAGAAAATTGGAACCGGCGTGCTCAGTGTTATGCACAAAGAACCGGTGAACAGAACACCCGGGAAAGGCAAAAAATGGTGATTGCTATACTGGAAAAGGAAGGCGCCCTAGGACCCAGCTTCAGCGTGCTGGATATTGGGGCGGGACCGGGGAATTACACCATTCCCTTTGCCCGTCTGTGCGGGCAGGTAACCGCCGTCGAGCCTGCCGCCGAGATGGTAAGAATTCTTAAGGACAAGGTGGCAGCCGAGCGGCTGGAAAATGTCAGAATCATTCAGCGAACCTGGCAGGAAGTTCAGGTGGAAGAAGAGGGGATGGCCGGTCAGTTTGATCTGGTATTTGCTTCGATGACGCCCGGGGTACAGGACCCGGAAACGCTGGAGAAGATGATTAAGGCCTCAAGAGGTTATTGTTATCTAAGCGCTTTTGCCGGCCGGCGTTGGGGGCAAGCGCACCGCGATCTCTGGCAACGGTTTTTTAACGAAGACATGGGAGGTAACCCGGGGGACATTTTGTATCCTTTCGGCTTGCTTTATGCCCTGGGTTACCGTCCCAATCTCCGCTTTGTTGCCAATCGCCGCGTGCGGGAACACAGAGTAGAGGAGGCGATTGAAGAACTGACCAGGTTTTTCTGGAATTATATGGACATAACCCCCGAGGTCAGGCAGGTAATAGAAGAATACGTTAGAAAACATGCCCAAGATGGCGTCTTTCAACAGGAGATGGGAGGCTGTTGGGGGATGATGCTGTGGCGCGTCAATGACGTGGTTGCCAGATGACTGACTACGCAAATGATTACGACTAAAATTGGGGGTGTGAGGGATGCGGAGAAAAAACTCGTTATTTATCTTGCTCTTGCTTTTGGTTTTTTCTTTAACTGTTGCTCTGTTCGGTTGCGGAAAAGAACAGGTATCAAGTAAACAAAAAGCTGATTTGGTAAAAAGCGAGAAAAAACAGCAAGCAGACACCATCAGGTTAGGAGGAGGAGATTGGGGATACCCGACCCCTTTTACCCATTATCCCAGAGGTCCAGGTTCTCGCAAGATGCGCCTGATCTTCGATACCCTGGTGGCCAGCGATGCCGAGGGCAAGATCCTTCCCAGGCTGGCCTCCGTTTGGCAGGTCAGCGAGGATGGCCTGGTCTATACCTTTAAACTCCGGCCCGGAGTAAAGTGGCACGACGGCCAGCCGCTCACAGCCGAAGACGTGGTTTTCAGCTATGAATACCAGAAGCAGTACCCCCCAGTCAGTGCTGCTGATCTTTCTGCTGTAAGAAAAGTGGAAGCCGTGGACGGCCAGACGGTGAGGATAGAGCTTGGCCAACCGGAACCCCGTTTTTTGACCAACCTGGCGAGTTTTACCATTATCCCGAAGCACATCTGGGAAAAAGTCACCGATCCCTATAACTTCGTTGCCCCCGAGGCCGCGGTGGGATCGGGACCTTACAGGTTGGCTGATTACAGCAAGGAGCACGGCACGTATCGATTTGAGGTCAATCAAGACTTCTGGGGGAGCAAGCCGCGCGTTAAGGTGATCGAGTTCGTTCCGGTGAGCGAGGAGGTCCTGGCTTTCGAGAAGGGGGAAGTCGACCGGATCACAATTCCGCCCGACCTTTTATCCCGTTTCGAAAACAATCCGGAGTACCGGGTCATGCGCTATGAGACCACGTGGGCCTACCGGCTTTATTTTAATATGAAGCGGCGGCCGGAACTGGCTGACAAGGCTTTCCGCCAGGCCCTGGCCTATGCCATTAACCGCCAGGAGTTGGTGGAAAAGGTGGAGCGCGGTGCTGCGGTGCCGGGGAACCCGGGCGTGCTGCACCCCAGCAACAAGCTTTACAATTCCGAGGTGCCTCAATACCCTTATTACCGGCAGAAAGCGGAAGACCTCTTGAATGGCCTGGGCTATAAGGACACCGACGGCGACGGGGTACGGGAGGGAAGTCGCGGAAAGAAGTTGAGCTTCCAGTTGCTGGCCGATGAGGGAAGTGCCCGCCTGGCAGAACTGATCAAGCAGCAGCTGGCCCTGATAGGTATGGAGGTCAACGTGAAGGCCGTCGATATGAAGACGAGGGACGCCCGCTTTGAGGAGGGAGACTTTGAGCTCTGCATCAACGGCAGCGGCGACGGGGAAAATCTTGAGGAGCTGACGAGTAAAAGCAAGACTAAAGCGACATCAACCACCGCGAAAATGCTTGGATACCATAACCCGGAAGTTGATAAATTGTTCTCCGCTCAAAAGAAAGAGACCGACCCCGGAAAGCGGCTGGCTCTAATGGCCGAGTTGCAGCGGATCGTGGCTGAAGAGCTCCCCAAGCTTACTTTGTACTATAAAAACTCCTTGACGGTGCACCGGCCTTCGGTATACGACGGTTGGAGCCAGGAAACCTATCACAGCGACAGCCGGGAAAACTTTGTGAACGACTGAGGGAGAGGGTCAGAGCACCTGGCCCCTTATTTCGGGTTGAGCTGACTGCTTGACCCTTATGTTACAGTAGCAGCGAAAGAGGGCTCTGACGGCTCCAGAGGGTTTGGGCTGATTCAGGGGGGAGCTCTACTCTCCCCCCTGAATGCTTGTTGCGGCCGTTCGCCAAGAAGTTTTTCAGGCGACTGGTGAAACGGATAACAGAATGGACAAGTTTAACAAGTGCGGGGAGGCCGGCACAGTATGCGGCGGAAGAGAGGCTCGAAGCTCCTGGAATACGGCATCACCCTCTGGCTTGTGATTACCTTGAACTTTCTTCTCCCCAGGATCATACCGGGCGATCCCTTCCTGGTGCTCTCCTCGACTGATCCGGAAAATGAGGAGGTCGTGCTGAGCGAAGAGCAGAGGCAGTTTTTCTTTCGCTACTACGGTCTGGACAGGCCCATTGGCGAACAGTATCTTTCTTATATCTGGGAGTTATCCCGCGGGAATTTAGGATACAGTTTATATTACAAGGAGCCGGTGAGCCAGATTATCCTGCGCCGGCTGCCATGGACGGCATTTATGGTAATTGCGGCAGTTGTATTGAGCACCGGCATCGGCGTTATTTTGGGCAGCGTATCTGCCTGGTCCCGGAAGAAATGGCTGGATAGACTCTTGTTTTTAAATATGATTTTTCTCTCGGAAATTCCGGCCTTTCTCCTGGGGCTTATGCTTCTTTTCGCATTCGCCGCGGGGCTGGGCCTGTTCCCATTATCAGGAGCGATGACTCACTTTATCGATTATCATGGCTGGTGGGAGAAGCTTTTGGATGTTTTGCACCATGCCTTTTTACCTGTAGTTGCTTTGACTATTACCCACCTGGGCGGTATGTATTTGCTTGCCAGAAACAGCATAATAACAGTATTGGAAAAGGATTACCTGCGTACTGCCTGGGCAAAAGGACTTCCCAACAGTCGGATCATTTTTCGTCATGCCCTGAGAAATGCCCTGCTTCCTGTAGTGACCCGCGTATTCTTAAGCCTTGGTTCTCTGGTAGGCGGCGCCATACTTGTGGAAAATGTTTTTGCTTATCCGGGGCTGGGACACTTAATGCGAGAATCGGTAAGGTTCCATGATTATCCAGTTATCCAGGGGATTTTTCTGGTAGTAACCATATGCGTTTTAACGGCGAATTTCTTTGCTGATTTAGTTTACAAAAAACTTGACCCGCGGGTCGGTGCTGCGGAGTAGAAGCCAAAGGAGAAACGGTTTAAGGGGGCAGTCCCGAGTTGTCGGTGAAAATAATCGAGTTGGTAAAAGAATTTTCGC encodes the following:
- a CDS encoding diguanylate cyclase is translated as MRFSLSQLLTRWFLVFALLPAAVLGYASFRYTLVTAEYFSSQILQVVCQKEAEVVARWLSAAVDRTREEAEEAALGETPTGPELLSVYRRIAGCRSLAFAGSSGRIVVVPVSDAPAPLEEIARTVAALRKSGRPRFFLLDPPRRSIQLVFPVGTGFLWVDFDARPLEALLRPVVVGRAAAGPGLNLKSSFEKLLGFHFGYHPQLPEPGAIRSYLLAEGGALGPGAGSFNPETANLIKKQEPAPVSYTNQLGEKVLAVGKPLPDSDFVLVVEAQKSEITRGVSSQGFNMVFLAIFLTLMLSLPLSTLVTRKITEPLRRLAGEARKIAGGEFGHRVESDCPGEIGLLADTFNEMSLRLKDSYARLKEMAYNDELTGVYNRRFLLERAREELARAQRTGRPLGVVMVDVDNFKTVNDSFGHSCGDTVLREVAGVLKETARASDVVGRYGGDEFVVILPETGKTGSLSFCERVLAALQGRSFDGGRVRAKVSMGVSVWEPERGPVADPDRQLNRLLQEADDALLEAKRGGRGRAAAYTQDQE
- a CDS encoding PIN domain-containing protein; protein product: MDTSTWVLALRKDGSPDAAAWLSTALEAEKVVMVPLVKVELLLGARDEAHYATLKEELDALPQLPTAERVYEEAANLAFNLRRKGRTLPLIDVFIAAFAIIHSCTLVHHDRHYELVREALPACSLETLVMPPFVE
- a CDS encoding type II toxin-antitoxin system VapB family antitoxin; translation: MRTTVNIDQEVLKEAMRLAGSKRQGEVLNMALKEFVRRRRTARLRERLGKEELAITLRDIEAWRCER
- a CDS encoding ABC transporter substrate-binding protein, with product MQRGRLFLGIFLAAALVAVSVFPAFAASRKIAVPEYFYGKRGFLELKSDTVRVPSPPRRVVVLWPYTAEILKALGAEKTVVAVCDNAKEKEWPSYVKKLPTVGKGYQPSVEKILALRPDLVVGYIKPGSHVRTQLERAGIPCLHIWGYHPPLLSKEVQTLGLVFDRRAAAQKLASYIDEWLNKVQERTKTLSSKQRPKVYWEWGETPWKSVGSGSTGDLYIKWAGGRNIAPEQGSSWPVVSPEWVAAQNPDVVIKCVSPPQSGWKGDAKALEKIRKDLMNRPALRNSNAVKKGRVYLIDSTVMYGPREVVGLCYVAKWLHPELFRDVNPEAVHKEMLKKFFDDDLKGVWVYP
- a CDS encoding copper amine oxidase N-terminal domain-containing protein; the protein is MNFWTFKVYKSGRLSPLLAGFLLVAFLVFSLGVPMKAEAATTNSALWCPNVVADGSAQQLGGLYISESNAMSIKAGDWVSITLPSFTELQKMTFNFTNSSSYFPQKANAAISANFFDNKYTVDSTDYSYGEEVSLVKGTDGSEVWLQALGRQSVTLKVYAVPSERPTTRTFRTYIHFDEVVIKPVAPEELESSDIKVTLDTPSTAGFTSGTVTIGKLLTGGGSTITAASPTSITEDGGAIADITLKEDTAGALVKHGTGDFPQRNTVKLVLSPGFTWDTVTLIPQGGFGAGSVDYAVSTETNGCSALYLKIITPSSGSSPGQILIKASVEATETFTTARDVKVTYGGTNPGVGGEKIAEVTVAKYLVSGLAVAAKSTLDAVAGRLNQQIGNITIAEGMPGDLAKGRLIRLTLPEGAKWNSVPDEMSLEAGNGKLKKHGDLQDEKRTVTYAVDVASTKRTTFCFKNGTVDLALNVPEELVVTVKGPGINSTVTVANVQAPVTLSAAGGSVRIGVQEQAVGALTIQENLVGALRARDAAGNRALLKLTLPSGVRFAKKPTVAVTAGDLEIDDAGIRLEDGDRVLVIPVKQSSATPVEKQSAAKEGSEGEGAAELVGSTLAVQDISLTVDRTLPEGDITLDVAGAALTETGSLFSETLNKLTCVLAKCLTTAPVAARSQVVFTIGSNKYLVGNEEREMDVAPYIKNDRTYGPVRYIAYALGLSDDNILWDAASQTVTFFWGDRTVQLQVGKPKIIVQGVEVSMDVAPEIVPPGRIMLPYRWVASALGGSVEWRADTREVIIN
- a CDS encoding iron ABC transporter permease produces the protein MGVSVTTEKAVPARIADIAQIRELYSRYAARKVALLGSLVLILVGIGLFATATGAAGISVADVCRVIVGRVAPGLHVVPASDIAETVVMELRLPRILLAALTGLSLAGAGVVMQGILRNPLVCPYTLGLSSGAAFGAALAIILGTGILGPGFNVMGRYLIVTNAFVFGSLTMVLVYGVARLKGAVPETLLLAGVAFGYLFQAGVSALKYISEHEALKELVVWLMGGLWGAGWDTVSILFPVVLVCLGLLVRYAWDLNVLGAGEDVAMSLGVNVGRLRLVSLGLATLVSSSTIAFTGIIGFIGLIAPHICRILIGGDHRFLIPCACLTGGVLLLLADTLARIVLAPVEIPVGIVTSLLGAPFFIYLLLKRKRQWWS
- a CDS encoding stalk domain-containing protein, giving the protein MVKAKNVITYCMALVFVFSLVLGQLALAPAAKAASIKILINGEQLDTDPAPFIEEGRVLVPLRALFEALGAAVDWDAAARTVTGSKGETTVRLVIGQKTARVNNKSVTLDVPAKISQGRTFVPLRFVGESLGAKVDWDAGNRTVIIATATTGSSASKRITVTDSLGRTVRVPYAPQRIIVTNSDTAEMICALEAANYLVGVSDTCLKDPLLKPKLKKAQDVGKWNAPNVEKIVALRPDIVFGYPGYTKDEVIVKLQKAGIPVVLLDCYKWETLAQDIRTLGKILGKEKEAAEYIAVIEKYQKLIEGRTRKLPLAKKPPTYVESYTDYSSVSAGSGGAQMLEAAGGKNIAGGFRIPYPKVSPEWVLAQNPQVIIKAVSSTSVPSGLGESAEAMKKKRAEIMSRPGWKKISAVQKGKVYIVSSDIWTGPRAVVGIAYMAKWIHPDLFQDLDPEAIHKEILQKFHGLELKGAWVYP